A DNA window from Pungitius pungitius chromosome 1, fPunPun2.1, whole genome shotgun sequence contains the following coding sequences:
- the cmasa gene encoding N-acylneuraminate cytidylyltransferase A has translation MAPKKRTGGNGPRGGTPSKTKPPGAGGNGHRHVAALILARGGSKGIPLKNVKMLAGVPLLGWVLRAAVDSKKFTSVWVSTDHDEIEKVARAWGAQVHRRSPEVSKDSSTSLETIQEFCRLQPEIDVVCNIQATSPCLHPFHLTEALEMITEQGFDSVFSVVRRHHFRWQEVNKGSPKVTRPLNLDPLNRPRRQDWAGELCESGSFYITTTHGIMNEGLLQGGRVAYYEMKAEYSVDIDVDIDWPVAEQRVLRYGYFGEANPEVVRLMFLNVSGCLTEGRIYLSKSGEQLVSVNTRDTAGLRMLQRENTEVVLLTSAVDSVSPPLAEKLAEMTGCKVVQVGAEPLKELKLMVEEKKLGWRDVAYMGCDTQDVGCLNLAALSAVPQDAPSVAINAAKYVCHSAGGAGAVREFAERILLQKEKAKAQGRSEGSV, from the exons ATGGCTCCCAAGAAAAGAACCGGGGGGAACGGCCCGCGGGGCGGCACTCCGTCCAAAACGAAGCCCCCCGGAGCTGGCGGGAACGGTCACCGTCACGTGGCCGCGTTGATCCTGGCGCGCGGGGGGAGCAAAGGGATCCCCCTGAAAAACGTCAAAATGCTAGCGGGGGTGCCGCTGCTCGGATGGGTGCTGAGGGCCGCGGTGGACTCCAAGAAGTTCACGAG tgtttGGGTTTCGACCGACCACGACGAGATCGAGAAGGTGGCGAGGGCCTGGGGGGCCCAGGTGCACCGCAGGAGCCCCGAAGTCTCCAAGGACTCCTCCACGTCCCTGGAGACCATCCAGGAGTTCTGCAGGCTGCAACCAG AGATCGATGTTGTGTGCAACATCCAGGCCACGTCGCCGTGCCTCCACCCGTTCCACCTGACGGAGGCCCTGGAGATGATCACGGAGCAGGGCTTCGATTCGGTCTTCTCCGTGGTCCGGAGGCACCACTTCCGCTGGCAGGAGGTCAACAAAGGAT CCCCGAAGGTCACCAGGCCGCTTAACCTGGACCCGCTCAACCGCCCCCGCCGCCAGGACTGGGCCGGGGAGCTGTGTGAGAGCGGCTCCTTCTACATCACCACCACGCACGGCATCATGAACGAGGGGCTCCTGCAG GGCGGGAGGGTGGCGTACTACGAGATGAAGGCCGAGTACAGCGTGGACATCGACGTGGACATCGACTGGCCCGTGGCCGAGCAGAGGGTCCTCCG GTACGGCTACTTCGGCGAGGCCAACCCGGAGGTGGTGCGCCTGATGTTCCTCAACGTCTCCGGGTGTCTGACGGAGGGAAGGATCTACCTGTCCAAGTCCGGGGAGCAGCTGGTGTCCGTCAACACCAGGGACACCGCGGGCCTCCGCATGCTGCAGCGCGAGAACACCGAG GTGGTGCTGCTGACCTCCGCGGTGGACTCGGTGTCCCCCCCGCTGGCCGAAAAGCTGGCCGAGATGACGGGCTGCAAGGTGGTGCAGGTGGGGGCGGAGCCCTTGAAGGAACTGAAGCtgatggtggaggagaagaagctggGCTGGAGGGACGTGGCGTACATGG gTTGCGACACGCAGGACGTCGGCTGCCTGAACCTGGCGGCTTTGAGCGCCGTGCCCCAGGACGCCCCGTCGGTCGCCATCAACGCCGCCAAGTACGTGTGCCACAgcgccgggggggcgggggccgtGAGGGAGTTCGCCGAGCGCATCctgctgcaaaaagaaaaggcgAAGGCGCAGGGGAGGAGCGAGGGCAGCGTTTGA